One window of the Pseudofrankia sp. DC12 genome contains the following:
- a CDS encoding protein phosphatase 2C domain-containing protein, whose product MTDVAARLPRPASTVRPVLLLGPDYPALRETVTAGISGCVAGIDGRRGDPAALGAALSAGWLPKAVPSVEPNEDGVMLAAGPGGLLLAVADGHGGSAAAAAALRALAIAAADLLATPAEGAAGRGGGARLVRALAVAAVDGVADVAEPARTALGLVLAVDESIFSIGYGDTLTALVRRGRPRVISTPSEFLGPGTRGSEDEGRSVERRRRRPGDAVLIVSDGVPDYLGRAFPEATRAVLRGDGRSASDAPAVARALVGRAGAAGAGDNITAAVLLPAAVPSWRARLRR is encoded by the coding sequence GTGACCGACGTGGCGGCCCGCCTCCCGCGCCCGGCATCGACTGTCCGCCCGGTGCTGCTGCTGGGCCCGGACTATCCGGCCCTACGTGAGACGGTCACCGCCGGCATTTCCGGGTGCGTCGCCGGCATCGACGGCCGCCGGGGCGACCCGGCCGCACTCGGCGCGGCGCTGTCGGCCGGCTGGCTGCCGAAGGCGGTGCCGTCTGTGGAGCCCAACGAGGACGGCGTCATGCTGGCGGCCGGCCCCGGCGGGCTGCTGCTCGCGGTGGCGGACGGCCACGGCGGCTCGGCCGCCGCGGCCGCGGCCCTGCGCGCGCTGGCCATCGCGGCGGCCGACCTGCTCGCCACTCCCGCGGAAGGGGCCGCCGGTCGCGGCGGCGGCGCCCGGCTCGTGCGCGCGCTCGCCGTGGCCGCCGTGGACGGCGTCGCGGACGTCGCCGAGCCGGCGCGCACCGCGCTGGGCCTCGTACTCGCCGTCGACGAGTCGATCTTCTCAATCGGCTACGGCGACACGCTTACGGCGCTGGTGCGTCGAGGCCGCCCCCGGGTCATCAGCACGCCGTCGGAGTTCCTCGGCCCGGGTACGCGCGGGAGCGAGGACGAGGGCCGGTCCGTTGAGCGGCGCCGCCGCCGGCCGGGAGACGCCGTTCTGATCGTCTCCGACGGTGTGCCCGACTACCTGGGCCGCGCCTTCCCCGAAGCGACAAGGGCTGTTCTTCGCGGCGACGGGCGGTCCGCTTCCGACGCCCCCGCGGTCGCCCGAGCCCTCGTCGGCCGGGCCGGGGCCGCCGGCGCCGGCGACAACATCACGGCGGCCGTGCTGCTGCCCGCCGCGGTGCCGTCATGGCGGGCTCGCCTGCGCCGCTGA
- a CDS encoding AAA family ATPase, translating to METDPTADTRADFARSGRSLLTLLARRWHLLLVVTILFGTAGFLFASLQSTLYSSSATMLLNDPGSTSVFADNNRVAGDPSRYVRTQARYVISTEVLTTARSLLHNRLTVDQLRDRVKATSSDQLNQVSVTATDPTAEGAATVVNAVCQAYRQTVRNLTQANAKVTTDELDQTIATLRGRISDLDEQLKSSEGPADPSLSAARQAAATQLLTLQSRADEIAVDTATYGDGVQMFEQANPPNAPVQPRPLRAVVVGAFLGLLLAAGAVWWRDEFRRKADEKQDPAAILGVPLLGDVPEFAVSSDGRALPAAREPMSPAGEAYNFLVESIGFALAAEGGGSVVAVTSARPGDGKTVTALNLAIAMARDDRKVAVVDGDERMRGLTGLADVSHEPGLSDLGGDVPVSAAVRHLDLDGAEALDVVAAGTALDDPASFFRTGRFRRAVGRLRIHADVVIVDSPPLLAASDAAAIASQADAVVLVVGRGTPLRVLSEARHRLEFVGTPVLGYVFNRSVGSKRRYGYSYGYGRHTARPAAMVAPAGRHRIPDQRLSEGSEVEANQ from the coding sequence GTGGAGACGGACCCCACCGCGGACACTCGGGCCGATTTTGCCCGCAGTGGTCGGAGCCTGCTCACGCTGCTTGCGCGGCGATGGCACCTGCTACTTGTCGTGACCATCCTGTTCGGCACGGCTGGGTTCCTGTTCGCCTCGCTCCAGTCGACGCTGTACTCGAGCAGCGCGACCATGCTTCTCAACGACCCGGGCAGCACCAGCGTGTTCGCCGACAACAACCGTGTTGCCGGTGACCCGTCGCGGTACGTCCGCACGCAGGCGCGGTACGTTATCTCCACCGAGGTGCTGACGACCGCCCGTTCGCTCCTTCACAACCGGCTCACCGTCGACCAGCTGCGTGACCGGGTGAAGGCGACCTCCTCGGACCAGCTCAACCAGGTCAGCGTGACTGCCACCGACCCGACGGCCGAGGGGGCCGCCACCGTGGTCAACGCCGTCTGCCAGGCCTACCGCCAGACCGTCCGGAACCTGACCCAGGCGAACGCGAAGGTCACCACCGACGAGCTCGACCAGACGATCGCCACCCTGCGCGGACGTATCAGCGATCTGGACGAGCAGCTGAAATCGAGCGAGGGCCCGGCCGACCCGAGCCTGTCCGCCGCCCGGCAGGCCGCGGCCACCCAACTGCTGACGCTGCAGAGCCGGGCTGACGAGATCGCGGTGGACACCGCGACGTACGGCGACGGCGTGCAGATGTTCGAGCAGGCGAACCCGCCGAACGCGCCGGTGCAGCCCAGGCCGCTTCGCGCGGTCGTCGTCGGCGCCTTCCTCGGGCTCCTGCTCGCCGCCGGTGCGGTGTGGTGGCGCGACGAGTTCCGCCGTAAGGCGGACGAGAAGCAGGACCCGGCAGCCATCCTCGGCGTCCCGCTGCTCGGCGACGTCCCCGAGTTCGCCGTCTCCAGCGACGGCCGGGCGCTGCCCGCCGCGCGCGAGCCCATGTCCCCGGCGGGCGAGGCTTACAACTTCCTGGTGGAGAGCATCGGGTTCGCGCTTGCCGCCGAGGGCGGCGGCAGCGTCGTCGCGGTGACCAGCGCACGCCCTGGTGACGGCAAGACGGTGACCGCGCTCAACCTCGCGATCGCGATGGCCCGCGACGACCGCAAGGTGGCGGTCGTCGACGGTGACGAGCGGATGCGGGGGCTGACCGGGCTGGCTGACGTCTCCCACGAGCCGGGCCTGTCCGACCTGGGCGGCGACGTGCCGGTAAGCGCCGCCGTGCGCCACCTCGACCTCGACGGTGCCGAGGCGCTCGACGTGGTGGCCGCCGGGACTGCGCTCGACGACCCCGCCAGCTTCTTTCGGACCGGCCGGTTCCGCCGCGCGGTCGGCCGGCTGCGCATCCACGCCGACGTCGTCATCGTCGACTCGCCGCCACTGCTCGCGGCCAGCGACGCGGCCGCGATCGCCTCGCAGGCCGATGCGGTGGTGCTGGTGGTCGGGCGCGGCACGCCGCTGCGGGTGCTCTCCGAGGCCCGCCACCGACTGGAGTTCGTCGGTACGCCGGTACTGGGCTACGTCTTCAACAGGTCGGTCGGGTCCAAGCGGCGCTACGGCTACAGCTATGGCTACGGGCGCCACACGGCCCGGCCCGCCGCTATGGTGGCGCCGGCCGGCCGCCACCGGATCCCCGACCAGCGACTCAGCGAGGGCAGTGAGGTCGAGGCCAACCAATGA
- a CDS encoding DUF4232 domain-containing protein → MAGYSAAPEEVAATPSCAAGALTGKLDDIEGAAGHVYGKLVLTNAGPAACRLNGFLDVRFVDAGGAEFGAPADHDDSRPMPGPALLAPGGAATAVLRITQPGIQEGCLRSDATREASALAVTPPGGTGTISVGLAGGVTACVSTGVRQLLIGPLGT, encoded by the coding sequence GTGGCCGGATACAGTGCCGCACCCGAGGAGGTAGCGGCCACGCCCAGCTGCGCGGCAGGCGCCCTCACCGGCAAGCTCGACGACATCGAGGGCGCGGCCGGACACGTATACGGAAAGCTGGTGCTCACCAACGCGGGCCCGGCCGCCTGCAGGCTGAACGGCTTCCTCGACGTCCGGTTCGTCGACGCCGGTGGGGCCGAGTTCGGCGCGCCGGCGGACCACGACGACTCCAGGCCCATGCCAGGGCCGGCGCTACTGGCCCCGGGTGGCGCGGCGACGGCCGTGCTGCGCATCACCCAGCCGGGCATCCAGGAGGGCTGCCTGCGCTCGGACGCGACCAGGGAGGCGTCCGCGCTGGCGGTGACACCTCCCGGCGGAACAGGCACCATCTCGGTCGGACTGGCCGGCGGTGTCACGGCGTGCGTCTCCACCGGCGTCCGCCAGCTCCTGATCGGGCCCCTGGGCACCTGA
- a CDS encoding glycosyltransferase family 4 protein, whose protein sequence is MRVTIVSQYFWPEQSRVNDLAVGLRERGHRMTVLTGQPGCPDGEAFAGRRRSAREWYEGVEVVRVPLASRGGGEPRRLALSHLSFAASASVLGVPRLPPSDVVLVYQTSPVMLVPALLLRQLRGTPVVLWVQDLWPWSLHATSAVRSERVLTLLDWMARAGFRRCARVLGRSEDFLPLLREAGVPVDRLDYVPNWAQECYRPVPADPEVRRAAGIPDGFVAMYAGSLGVGQSLETLVAAAERLRGDPHGARVRWAVLGDGQRARWLADEVRRRGLGDRVHLLGRASPERTPALLAHADVLVTTLRRDPIGALTVPSRVQSFLACGRPMVSSATGAAARVVAAAGGIAVPAQDPVALADAIAKVAALGPAERVAMGVAARQYYLTHYLRAALLDRVERHLRAAAGLSAAAERVPVGGPAATEETPRAPSARERPGWPALGAAPGRGPDESPRSRRRRDARARARWHARRPP, encoded by the coding sequence ATGCGGGTGACGATCGTCAGTCAGTACTTCTGGCCTGAGCAGTCTCGGGTCAACGATCTCGCTGTGGGCCTGCGCGAGCGCGGCCACCGGATGACGGTGCTGACCGGGCAGCCTGGCTGCCCGGACGGGGAGGCGTTCGCGGGCCGCCGGCGCTCGGCCAGGGAATGGTACGAGGGCGTCGAGGTGGTGCGGGTGCCGCTGGCCTCTCGCGGCGGGGGCGAGCCACGGCGTCTCGCGCTGAGCCACCTGTCCTTCGCGGCCAGCGCCAGCGTGCTGGGCGTGCCTCGGCTGCCACCGTCCGACGTGGTGCTCGTCTACCAGACCTCGCCGGTGATGCTGGTGCCGGCGCTGCTGCTGAGGCAGCTCCGGGGCACTCCGGTGGTGCTGTGGGTGCAGGACCTGTGGCCGTGGAGCCTGCATGCGACGAGCGCGGTCCGCTCCGAACGGGTGCTCACTCTGCTCGACTGGATGGCGCGCGCCGGCTTCCGGCGCTGCGCCCGGGTGCTCGGGCGGTCCGAGGACTTTCTGCCGCTGCTGCGCGAGGCGGGGGTCCCGGTCGACCGGCTCGACTACGTGCCGAACTGGGCGCAGGAGTGCTACCGCCCGGTTCCGGCCGACCCGGAGGTCCGCCGCGCGGCCGGAATCCCCGACGGGTTCGTCGCGATGTACGCCGGCAGCCTCGGCGTCGGCCAGTCGCTGGAGACACTGGTCGCGGCGGCCGAGCGGCTGCGCGGGGATCCCCATGGCGCGCGGGTGCGCTGGGCAGTGCTCGGCGACGGCCAGCGGGCCCGGTGGCTGGCGGACGAGGTGCGCCGAAGAGGCCTCGGTGACCGGGTCCACCTGCTGGGACGTGCCTCGCCCGAGCGGACGCCCGCTCTGCTGGCACACGCGGACGTGCTGGTCACGACGCTGCGCCGCGATCCCATCGGGGCGCTGACGGTTCCTAGCCGGGTGCAGTCGTTCCTCGCCTGCGGCCGGCCGATGGTGTCTTCGGCCACCGGCGCGGCCGCCCGTGTGGTCGCCGCGGCTGGCGGAATCGCGGTACCGGCGCAGGACCCGGTGGCGCTCGCTGACGCGATCGCGAAGGTGGCGGCGCTGGGGCCAGCCGAGCGGGTGGCGATGGGCGTCGCCGCGCGACAGTACTACCTGACCCACTACCTGCGGGCCGCCCTGCTTGACCGGGTCGAGCGGCATCTGCGCGCCGCCGCGGGCCTGTCGGCCGCGGCGGAGCGGGTGCCAGTCGGTGGGCCGGCGGCCACGGAGGAGACGCCGCGGGCGCCGTCGGCGCGGGAGCGGCCAGGCTGGCCGGCCTTGGGCGCCGCGCCAGGGAGGGGGCCGGATGAGAGTCCTCGTTCTCGGCGGCGACGGGATGCTCGGGCACGAGCTCGCTGGCACGCTCGCCGGCCACCATGA
- a CDS encoding glycerate kinase gives MDRRLKDRRLKVVIAPDSFKGSLTADRVAAALADGWLSARPGDDVVRLPIADGGEGTLDVFAAGVPGARRRPVKVTGPDGTPDSRLIDAEWLALPDGTAVVELARGSGLPLLGARRDPLGAHTIGLGQLLTAALDDAATRRIIVTLGGSASTDGGTGALAALGARFLDDASAPLPPGGGALTRLAVADPRGLPPAPSGGVLCLTDVNAPLCGPRGAAAVFGPQKGASPDDISLLDGGLHRLAQLLGGEPDAPGAGAAGGTGYGLATAWGARLVPGAATVAEHAGLPTALADADLVITGEGRFDATSMSGKVVGGVLRLAAARDGEAGPVPVLVVAGQLGAPSPPGVEAALAIATLARGVPAALAEPERWLAAAAAQLASARVTGQGPREA, from the coding sequence ATGGATCGTCGGCTGAAGGATCGTCGGCTGAAGGTCGTGATCGCGCCGGACTCGTTCAAGGGCTCGCTCACGGCCGACCGGGTCGCGGCGGCACTCGCGGACGGGTGGCTGTCGGCCCGGCCCGGCGACGACGTCGTCCGGCTGCCCATCGCGGACGGCGGGGAGGGCACGCTCGACGTGTTCGCGGCCGGCGTGCCGGGCGCGCGCCGCCGGCCCGTCAAGGTCACCGGCCCTGACGGCACCCCGGACAGCCGCCTGATCGACGCCGAGTGGCTCGCGCTGCCCGACGGGACAGCGGTCGTCGAACTCGCGAGGGGCAGCGGCCTGCCGCTGCTCGGCGCGCGGCGCGACCCGCTCGGCGCACACACGATCGGCCTGGGCCAGCTGCTCACCGCGGCGCTCGACGACGCCGCGACCCGCCGGATCATCGTCACCCTCGGCGGCTCCGCGTCGACCGACGGCGGCACCGGCGCGCTGGCGGCCCTGGGCGCCCGTTTCCTCGACGACGCGAGCGCTCCGCTGCCACCGGGTGGCGGGGCGCTCACTCGGCTGGCTGTCGCGGATCCGCGCGGGCTACCCCCGGCGCCGTCCGGCGGGGTGCTCTGCCTGACCGACGTCAACGCTCCTCTGTGCGGCCCGCGCGGGGCCGCGGCCGTCTTCGGCCCGCAGAAGGGCGCGAGCCCTGACGACATCAGCCTGCTCGACGGCGGCCTGCACCGGCTCGCCCAGCTGCTCGGCGGCGAGCCCGACGCACCAGGCGCCGGCGCGGCCGGCGGCACGGGCTACGGCCTGGCCACCGCCTGGGGCGCCCGGCTCGTGCCTGGTGCCGCCACGGTGGCCGAGCACGCCGGGCTGCCCACCGCCCTGGCCGATGCCGACCTCGTCATCACCGGCGAGGGCCGCTTCGACGCGACCTCGATGTCCGGCAAGGTCGTCGGCGGGGTACTGCGCCTCGCCGCCGCCCGCGACGGCGAGGCCGGCCCGGTGCCTGTCCTGGTCGTCGCCGGCCAGCTGGGCGCGCCGTCGCCGCCCGGCGTCGAGGCCGCTCTCGCGATCGCCACGCTGGCCCGCGGTGTCCCCGCGGCGCTCGCCGAGCCCGAGCGGTGGCTCGCCGCGGCGGCGGCCCAGCTGGCCAGCGCCAGGGTGACCGGCCAGGGACCTCGGGAGGCGTGA
- a CDS encoding tyrosine-type recombinase/integrase: MPRTRNTRLAAIHSLFGYAALRHPEHAAVIARVLAIPPKRSDRPLVTYLTEPEITALIAAPDQATWTGRRDHALLTLAVQTGLRASELTALTVADLHLGTGAHVSCLGKGRKQRITPLTRTTATILRAWLAEHAGQPTDPLFPTRRGTRLSHDALQGRVATHAATAAASAPTLTEKNVTPHVLRHSTAMTLLRAGVDTTVIALWLGHEAVTTTQIYLHADLALKETALARTAPTDAGRLRYQPPDTLIDFLNSL, encoded by the coding sequence GTGCCTCGGACCCGTAACACCCGCCTCGCCGCGATCCACTCCCTGTTCGGCTACGCGGCACTGCGCCACCCCGAGCACGCCGCCGTCATCGCCCGGGTGCTCGCGATCCCACCGAAACGCTCCGACCGGCCGCTCGTCACCTACCTCACCGAACCCGAGATCACCGCCCTGATCGCCGCGCCCGATCAGGCGACCTGGACCGGACGGCGCGACCACGCGCTGCTCACACTCGCGGTCCAGACCGGCCTTCGCGCCAGCGAACTGACCGCGCTGACCGTCGCCGACCTGCACCTGGGCACCGGAGCGCACGTCAGTTGTCTCGGCAAGGGCCGCAAGCAACGGATCACCCCGCTGACCCGAACGACCGCGACCATCCTTCGTGCCTGGCTCGCCGAACACGCAGGCCAGCCGACCGACCCGCTCTTCCCGACCCGCCGCGGCACCCGACTCAGTCACGACGCACTGCAGGGCCGCGTCGCCACACACGCCGCCACCGCGGCCGCCAGCGCGCCGACCCTGACCGAGAAGAACGTCACGCCCCACGTCCTGCGCCATTCGACCGCAATGACCCTTTTACGCGCCGGCGTCGACACCACCGTCATCGCGCTCTGGCTGGGCCACGAGGCCGTCACGACGACGCAGATCTACCTTCATGCCGATCTCGCCCTGAAGGAAACCGCACTCGCGCGCACCGCCCCGACCGACGCCGGCCGGCTGCGCTACCAGCCCCCCGACACTCTGATCGACTTCCTCAACAGCCTCTGA
- a CDS encoding sugar nucleotide-binding protein — protein sequence MRVLVLGGDGMLGHELAGTLAGHHEVAVTVRGPAVAARPRPGPERVFGGIDARCHDDVAALLERFRPDAVVNAIGLVQQRPEAQLALPAVEVNTVFPHRLARLCRVAAVRLVHISTACVFSGRRGRYTEDDQPDPVDVHGMSKLLGEIREAPAVTLRTSVIGLEPAGRASGLIESFLSQRGRVPGNRRAICTALTTVELSRLVDRVLVKHENLAGLWHVATAEAVTEYDLLVRLDDRLRRAGRAAAEVVAVDGPSRDHGLIADRFAEATGYTAPGWDVMLDELAEQIMMRAGGGRADGGRDDGGRDDGGRDDGGCDD from the coding sequence ATGAGAGTCCTCGTTCTCGGCGGCGACGGGATGCTCGGGCACGAGCTCGCTGGCACGCTCGCCGGCCACCATGAGGTCGCCGTCACTGTTCGCGGTCCCGCGGTGGCGGCGCGGCCGCGCCCCGGGCCCGAGCGGGTTTTCGGCGGGATCGACGCCCGCTGTCATGATGACGTGGCCGCTCTGCTCGAGCGGTTCCGGCCGGACGCGGTGGTCAACGCGATCGGTCTGGTCCAGCAGCGTCCGGAGGCGCAGCTGGCACTGCCTGCCGTCGAGGTCAACACGGTGTTCCCGCACCGGCTTGCCCGGCTGTGCCGGGTCGCCGCCGTCCGGCTTGTGCACATCAGTACCGCCTGTGTGTTCTCCGGCCGGCGCGGCCGGTACACCGAGGATGACCAGCCGGACCCGGTCGACGTCCACGGCATGTCCAAGCTGCTCGGCGAGATACGCGAGGCGCCGGCCGTGACGCTGCGGACTTCGGTCATCGGGCTGGAGCCAGCCGGGCGGGCCAGCGGTCTGATCGAGTCGTTCCTCAGCCAGCGCGGCCGGGTGCCCGGCAACCGTCGGGCGATCTGCACAGCACTGACGACGGTGGAGCTTTCTCGGCTCGTTGACCGGGTGCTCGTCAAGCACGAGAACCTGGCGGGGCTGTGGCACGTCGCCACCGCCGAGGCAGTCACGGAGTACGACCTGCTTGTCCGCCTGGACGACCGGCTGCGCCGGGCCGGGCGGGCGGCAGCCGAGGTCGTGGCCGTCGACGGGCCCTCCCGCGACCATGGCCTGATAGCCGACCGGTTCGCTGAGGCGACCGGCTACACCGCTCCCGGCTGGGACGTGATGCTCGACGAGCTCGCCGAACAGATCATGATGCGAGCCGGCGGAGGCCGAGCCGACGGAGGCCGCGATGACGGAGGCCGCGATGACGGAGGCCGCGATGACGGAGGGTGCGATGACTGA
- a CDS encoding IS1380 family transposase has product MQATPCSAWADRLEFVGDDDRLVASVGVLPIRLLAEKLGLQAALSAAWARPGFTPVYDRGQLAVDLGLALLLGGEAISDFQGLRHLAPVTGPVASTPTVWRFLDEADEETLDGLHRAVAAFRRHWWSLLAARPEGFPWLRVAGRELTGITVMDLDASIVFARSENKEKAAATYKGGVGFCPNLATCDNTDDVLVIDPRPGNATSNDAADNIATLTRAVERIPGAYRHRMLVRLDGAGFSHDLLEHIASGGGKRGRRWEFSVGWSCTDVETAAIAKLPQKAWAQAIEQDGTPVEDAFVAELTGLLDLSAWTKKIPGLRIPVRDEPLHPKYLKRASAREKELGRRYQLIAVNAKAGQLAWIDARHRSHVHVENDVKQGKAIGLNRWPSRHWDINVAWTQIVPLAGNLLAAYRWLALAPGEQRDASVKLLRLRLFDLPARLTRGQRRRWLHLRADWPWIDAVTGSWTRVKALPTAT; this is encoded by the coding sequence GTGCAGGCTACGCCATGCTCCGCGTGGGCCGATCGACTTGAGTTCGTCGGCGACGACGACCGGCTTGTCGCCTCCGTCGGCGTGTTACCGATCCGGCTTCTGGCCGAAAAGCTCGGCCTGCAGGCCGCGCTGTCCGCGGCGTGGGCCCGGCCCGGGTTCACCCCGGTCTACGACCGCGGCCAGCTCGCGGTCGACCTCGGGCTGGCGCTTCTGCTCGGCGGTGAGGCGATCAGCGACTTCCAGGGCCTGCGCCACCTGGCCCCGGTGACCGGGCCGGTGGCCTCGACCCCGACGGTGTGGCGGTTCCTCGACGAGGCCGACGAGGAGACCCTCGACGGACTGCACCGGGCCGTGGCCGCGTTCCGCCGCCACTGGTGGTCGCTGCTGGCCGCCCGGCCGGAGGGGTTCCCGTGGCTGAGGGTCGCCGGCCGGGAGCTGACCGGGATCACCGTGATGGACCTGGACGCGTCGATCGTGTTCGCCCGTTCCGAGAACAAGGAGAAGGCGGCGGCGACCTACAAGGGCGGGGTCGGCTTCTGCCCGAACCTGGCGACCTGCGACAACACCGACGATGTCCTGGTGATCGACCCGCGGCCGGGCAACGCGACCTCGAACGACGCCGCCGACAACATCGCGACCCTCACGAGAGCGGTCGAGCGGATCCCGGGCGCCTACCGCCACCGGATGCTCGTCCGCCTCGACGGCGCGGGCTTCTCCCACGACCTGCTCGAGCACATCGCCTCGGGCGGCGGGAAACGGGGCCGGCGCTGGGAGTTCTCGGTCGGCTGGTCGTGCACCGACGTGGAGACGGCCGCGATCGCCAAGCTCCCGCAGAAGGCGTGGGCCCAGGCAATCGAGCAGGACGGCACCCCGGTCGAGGACGCGTTCGTCGCCGAGCTGACCGGCCTGCTCGACCTGTCGGCCTGGACGAAGAAGATCCCCGGGCTGCGGATCCCCGTCCGGGACGAGCCGCTGCACCCGAAGTACCTGAAACGAGCCTCGGCGAGGGAGAAGGAGCTCGGCCGGCGCTACCAGCTGATCGCCGTCAACGCGAAGGCCGGCCAGCTCGCGTGGATCGACGCGCGGCACCGCTCCCACGTCCACGTCGAGAACGACGTCAAACAGGGCAAGGCGATCGGCCTGAACCGTTGGCCGTCGCGGCACTGGGACATCAACGTGGCGTGGACCCAGATCGTCCCGCTGGCCGGGAACCTGCTCGCGGCCTACCGCTGGCTGGCCCTCGCCCCCGGCGAGCAGCGCGACGCCTCAGTCAAGCTGCTGCGGCTCCGGCTGTTCGACCTGCCCGCCCGGCTCACCCGCGGCCAGCGCAGACGCTGGCTGCACCTGCGCGCGGACTGGCCCTGGATCGACGCCGTCACCGGCAGCTGGACACGGGTGAAGGCGCTACCCACCGCGACCTGA
- the add gene encoding adenosine deaminase → MRDLRDLPKGHLHLHFELGMRPSTLAALAARRGLPTPRTTGFTEFNGFGEVVGGILPIFREVADFERLVDEVVEDAANEGIVYLEPSFYPYPYLEIFGTAEAAWEAILTRGEQAGARHGVVVRWMAAIDRVLDTPEHGIEIAKTAARFREAGIVALGLHNDENGYPPEPFADAFRYAKDAGLLSTPHAGELDGPASVRGAIDTLDADRLQHGIRAIEDPALVEVLAQRGTTLDVCPTSNVQLSVVPSLAEHPLPALLAAGVRCSINADDPLLFGPSCLQEYELCREALALTDEQLATCARSSVTGGAAPADVQERALAGIDAWLS, encoded by the coding sequence ATGCGAGACCTGCGCGACCTGCCCAAGGGGCATCTGCACCTGCACTTCGAGCTCGGCATGCGCCCGTCGACGCTGGCCGCGCTCGCCGCGCGCAGGGGCCTGCCGACACCCCGGACCACCGGCTTCACGGAGTTCAATGGCTTCGGCGAGGTGGTCGGGGGCATCCTGCCGATATTTCGGGAGGTTGCCGACTTCGAGCGACTCGTCGACGAGGTCGTCGAGGACGCCGCGAACGAGGGCATCGTCTACCTGGAGCCGAGCTTCTACCCGTACCCGTACCTGGAGATCTTCGGTACCGCCGAGGCGGCGTGGGAGGCCATACTGACCCGCGGCGAGCAGGCCGGCGCCCGCCACGGCGTCGTCGTACGTTGGATGGCGGCCATCGACCGGGTCCTGGACACCCCCGAGCACGGGATCGAGATCGCGAAGACGGCCGCCCGGTTCCGGGAGGCCGGGATCGTCGCGCTCGGCCTGCACAACGACGAGAACGGCTACCCCCCGGAGCCGTTCGCCGACGCGTTCCGCTACGCGAAGGACGCCGGGCTGCTGTCCACCCCGCACGCCGGCGAGCTCGACGGCCCGGCCTCCGTGCGCGGCGCCATCGACACCCTGGACGCCGACCGGCTCCAGCACGGCATCCGCGCGATCGAGGACCCGGCGCTGGTCGAGGTCCTCGCGCAGCGGGGAACGACGCTCGACGTCTGCCCTACCTCGAATGTGCAGCTGTCCGTGGTGCCGTCGCTGGCCGAGCACCCGCTCCCGGCGCTGCTCGCCGCCGGTGTGCGCTGCTCGATCAACGCCGACGACCCGCTCCTGTTCGGGCCGAGCTGCCTGCAGGAGTACGAGCTGTGCCGCGAGGCGCTCGCCCTGACCGACGAGCAGCTCGCCACCTGTGCCCGCAGCTCGGTCACCGGCGGCGCCGCCCCCGCCGACGTCCAGGAGCGTGCCCTCGCCGGCATCGACGCCTGGCTGTCCTGA
- a CDS encoding SPFH domain-containing protein yields the protein MTTGNLPQASTNPAGPDPRRDDPGPGEAIDMPRPRVGERPMTGLSGAAGFFGALLIFVAGVALIVLAALLFDDGTGGGGAAALVVGILVLIASVVFLGGLTAVAPGQARVVTLFGRYVGTVRVTGLRWVNPFTQRRKVSTRIRNHETGVAKVNDADGSPIEISAVVVWQVADTAQALFEVDDFVEFVAIQTESAVRHVATRYPYDAHEAGQMSLRENADEITGKLSTEIGVRVASAGVHVIESRITRLAYAPEIAQAMLRRQQANAVVAARARIVEGAVGMVETALARLESQDVVELDEERKAAMVSNLLVVLCSEQSTQPVVNTGSLYH from the coding sequence ATGACCACGGGTAACCTGCCCCAGGCCTCGACGAACCCGGCCGGCCCGGACCCGCGCCGGGACGACCCCGGCCCGGGCGAAGCGATCGACATGCCGCGGCCCCGGGTAGGGGAGCGCCCGATGACCGGCCTGTCGGGCGCGGCCGGGTTCTTCGGCGCTCTCCTGATCTTTGTGGCCGGGGTGGCGCTGATCGTGCTCGCGGCCCTGCTGTTCGACGACGGCACAGGTGGCGGCGGCGCGGCCGCGCTCGTCGTCGGCATCCTCGTCCTGATCGCCAGCGTCGTGTTCCTCGGCGGGCTGACCGCCGTCGCTCCCGGCCAGGCGCGGGTGGTGACGCTGTTCGGCCGTTATGTCGGAACTGTCCGGGTCACCGGCCTGCGCTGGGTGAACCCGTTCACCCAGCGGCGCAAGGTCTCGACCCGGATCCGCAACCATGAGACCGGCGTCGCCAAGGTCAACGACGCGGACGGCAGCCCGATCGAGATCTCGGCCGTCGTGGTCTGGCAGGTCGCCGACACCGCGCAGGCCCTGTTCGAGGTCGACGATTTCGTCGAGTTCGTCGCCATCCAGACGGAGAGCGCCGTTCGGCACGTCGCCACCCGGTACCCGTACGACGCGCACGAGGCGGGGCAGATGTCGCTGCGTGAGAACGCCGACGAGATCACCGGCAAACTGTCGACCGAGATCGGGGTGCGGGTGGCGTCAGCCGGCGTCCACGTCATCGAGTCGCGGATCACCCGGCTCGCCTATGCCCCCGAGATCGCCCAGGCGATGCTGCGCCGCCAGCAGGCGAACGCGGTCGTCGCCGCCAGGGCCCGGATCGTCGAGGGCGCGGTCGGCATGGTGGAGACGGCGTTGGCCCGGCTGGAAAGCCAGGACGTCGTCGAACTGGACGAGGAGCGTAAGGCGGCCATGGTCAGCAACCTGCTCGTGGTGCTGTGCAGTGAGCAGTCGACCCAGCCGGTGGTGAACACCGGATCGCTCTACCACTGA